In Vespa velutina chromosome 1, iVesVel2.1, whole genome shotgun sequence, the genomic stretch AATGCAGCCATTATCATTCCAACGTTTTTAATACATACcgtatgttattataattgcattatattgctacttaaaattaatttacctGTAATGTATAAAATCGCAACTTATCTTCGacttttcgttatttcgtaATCATTTACTATCACGAAATTAAAATGTCAAAAATGCTCAGTCAGACAATACATCGCAACTTTCCAAGCGAATAGACGAAGCCAAAACGTAATGGCGACGTATACAGTATTGCcaactattaatattatatcatcgtTACAAAATTTCAGTCttcaatctatttttttttgtaatatatttcattcaattcggataattatacatttataaacaattaaatatacaagTCAAAAGTACAACCAAATATTgtactttaatatatacacttttttaagcttattcgataaaattggaATTTGCAACTAtttgagaaatttaaaattcacTAAAATCCATTAACATTGTGACTATTCTCACTTTATACCACTGTaatcaaaaagaatattttataatattgatattattggtccatattttgtttgaatttttattatttttatttcaaaaaatgcgtttttatcgatttttgtaatttaatttagtttaatatttttatattattataagggcattttttaaataaatatacatgttaaagaatgttttattatttttataatatataaaaacaacaaataaatattgtaatttattccCTATAATTcgcaatatttcattttttgtatCATATTTGCGATACTTCTGCCCTCTAgtcaaatttctttaaaaataatttaactcaTGTGTGTATGACgtttttcgttcatttcatGAAATTTACCTCTATTTGATCGTGGAACGTATTTTGGAAACACCCTATATATCGATGGAGTAACATGGCGTCTGGCGAAAATAGTAATTTTGAGAAAGTTTTGGAATTTAGGATTTATAAGTGCTCTAGTTTTTCAGCTTCCTACGTACCTGagtaaataatcttttatttttatcaatttaaataaggttatctattttcaaaataatttgctaaatgaaaaaaaaaatatgataaacatGTAACCTAACAAACTTTCCGTTTCTTGTCgaagtatatttaaaatacagatatgtcgattaaaataagaagGATACATGGTAATGAGctaatttttatgtttttttaggAATATTCTTGTAGATAAACCGTCGGATCAAACTTCACGTTGGTCTTCTGATATTGACAATCCTCGCCAGGTAAACATTCGTATATTTTGTTCAGAAAGTTTATCCACCTCTTAAAAacgttatttatctttaagataattatataaaatgtaaacaaaTAGATATCATGAAtagatatcataaaaattatattaaatttcattatttaatacaaatgcgataaatgataataattgttacctaattattgtaatatttttagtttcttaCATTGAAATTACAATGTCCCTCTATTGTTAAAACTATTACTTTTGGCAAATATGAAAAAACTCATGtatgcaatataaaaaaatttaaaatatatggtGGACTGGAACCTGAGAATATGATGGAACTTTTAGAaaggtaaaatattatattttataaagttaaggaagttataagaataatgaattttttaaatttaatttttttttagtggATTAAATAATGATTCTGTACCAGAAACATTCTATTTGAAGCATGTTTTAGGAAATGAAGGAAATTATTTCCCtgttagatatataaaaattcttcctcTTCAATCTTGGGGGCCcagttttaatttttctatctggCACGTACGGTTAAATGGTATCAATGATTCTAAAATTGTAGGACCTTCTATCGAATGGGTAAATATGGTAAGtacttgaataaaaattaattatctttaatatgaACCAaagaacaattaaatttttttatattacagtaTCGtcaaaaagaagtaataaggTTATGTATGAAACACTTTCGAAGACTCGAACAACCAGAAGTTGTAGAGACTTTGCAAAGAGTCACAGGAGTTACTTTAGAAGATCCTCGTTTATCTATGTTATATGACTTGTTAGTTACAAAAGGTGATCATCTTCAGGCAGAAGGCTTTATAAGCAATGCAGTCATGAGTAAGctgttcttaattttttttctttacacacAAAACGCAAAGTACAtcgcttttttattataaatatactttttaaaaatatattatctaaaaaactatctattatattaatcaaattttagttattcttttatttctggAAAAGTTCTATGaacttattgatatttttaatttatatttcatttctttttctttcgtgtaAAACTTCAgattattgtcatttttttatctttatgcaaacaaatttcataaattatgcTATAGCTGGACTACTGAATGACTATATCAATGCTCAGACCTATAGAGCGGTTTGGACAAAATTATCTACAAACGATCCTAAACCTGGAATGAGAGGAGGACATCAAATGGTCCTGGATCCAACTGCCGAAATGCTGTATCTGTTTGGAGGATGGGATGGAAATCAGGATCTGTCAGACTTATGGGTTTATAACATATCTGCTAATAAATGGACCCTCATATGCAAAGATACTGAATCAGTAGTAAGTCCTCAAATTCAAggtgatatatttaataaagaaaatttttattattcctttttatctacacatcaaaattataaaatgtattatataggGTGGACCTAGTGCTCGATCATGTCATAAAATGTGTCTTGATCCAGAAAGACGACAACTCTTTACGCTCGGACGATATTTGGATACACAATATAGATCATCAGAAAATCTAAAAAGcgatttttatgtttatgaTATTGAATCAAATAAGTGGACACAAATATCAGAAGATACTGGTGCTGTTGGTGGACctcaattaatatttgatcatCAAATGTCAATGGATATTGAAAAGcgaataatttatgtatttggTGGCAGAGTTCTTGTTTCATCTTCCAAGtaagttattaaaaatcttatagatttttgataattgaataatatttaattaccaTTTAGTTCTGAAAATCATGCAATGCCAGCAAACTCGACAGAACCAATATTTTCTGGACTATATTCTTATCATGTGCCAACTGGTACTTGGAGTCGACTGGCTTGTGATATTGCAAGACAGTGTCCTCCAAACGTACCAACTATTAGATCACGAGCTGGGCATTCTATGTTGTTCCATTCAGTAAGTGTTgcttaaattataaataattacataatttgtgtaaaatatattataggaTTTACATTCactttgcaaatttttttcagGGTTCTCGAAAGTTGTATATATTCGCAGGTAAACGAggtaaagaatatttaaatgactTTTTTACTTATGAAGTAGATACAAACCGAGTAGaacatataaattacaatgaCTTTGGGGCAAAAGATTCTAATCGTGTTCCTGCAGCTGGTTTTACTCAAAGGGCAACAATTGATCGTGACCTTGATGAAATATATGTTTTGTCGGTTTGtacttaaaaatatctttttccttatatattttaatggtatgttaaaaattaaaaagattctaTGTAGGGTTTAAGTAAAGACAAAGATGAGAGAGATGATAATGTACAGAATTCTTTTTGGGTTTATaccattaaaaataacaaatggtgttgtatttatcgtaatgaaaattttgGAGAAAAATATTGGAGTAAAATGCAAGATTATGAACCATGTCCACGATTTGCACATCAGTTAGTCTATGATCATATAAAAAAGGTAtacaaaatttgaattttagaTTAGTACGAAGCATTACATATttctaacaaaatatttatttttgtatttgatAGGTCCATTATTTATTTGGTGGAAATCCAGGTCGATCTTGCCTCCCAAATTTACGACTTGATGATTTTTGgcaattaaaattatgtagACCATCTCATGAgcagatattaaaaaaatgtaaattaattattagaaaacatAAATTTGAAGAACTTGCTTTGAATAATAGTATTGAAGCATTAGAGTATTTACAAACAAAAGTGTCAGAAATTATTGATCATGATGATACAGAGCAAACAAAAGaggtattataaaattgtataagtatatttattactaattTTATAAAGTCTCTGTTACTATTGTATCATTGTAtaagtacatttatttaaatcttacAGTTTCAATTATTGACATCTATACTATTTCGAGAACAAACAAGGTCACTGGACGAAGCTACAGGTTCTAATTCAGCTTCTAGCACTGTTTTAGGTAACTTTCTAGGTATGAATACAGATCAATGTATAACAGTACGCAACGTTCACACTTTGAGAATTGAGTTATATGACAAACTTGCAGAATTTTTTCCTGAATCACTTACACAACCACgcgttaatttaattgatcttTTGCCATTATGATGCAAtagatattaaacaaaaaatcaaGTATGTTGACACTGATTATATCCAGTatgaattgttaaataatataaagcaaaatcagttttgttttttttttctacaagattatttgttgtaatatttaccattattttacaaatgaaatCGCAATTTGTACTGcacttttttacaaatttagaTAGAGGTAGAAATGAGAActaattagaaaaatgattgCATTAATTTCTTCATATTAAACTTAAGcttgatttcaaatttttgaaaattttctaaggCAAATATGAAGaacaacattaatattattattgctgttgtaaattattatctgtatACATGACAATGTCTTGctgtaagtaataaaatattaatgatgtgTTTTTTACATATAGGCATATTTGTCTTAGAATTATgacaaaaatttgaaaataaatcaatatatataaaaacaaaaattcagtaataatacttttttctttgtataattataaatgtaaattcttcataatttttctaatagcattgtataaaaatttttattttcaatgtttcataacattcttattatcgattatataaatttttattagcattgtttatttatttggttTTCAAGATAAATGTACTAAAATACTGCttcataaatgcatatatatatataaatatgtacatacatacatatatatatatatatatcacgcgcgcgcacatacacGCACGATGATTCTATTATTTCACTATATAGAGAAGTTTCATGTATATTAATACttgataatacattttaacCCATACATTTAAGAAAAGTATTGTATTACCATACtatctttttcaaatgaaatatctttatccattgctattagaatattataaagaaaatattaaagacaCTATAGTTACctaatttatatagaatttcatgtttttattattttgtatatattttatcatgtaAAGAATGCTATGTACTAAACTGCTTTGctgttaattattttgtacAATATATGCTCTCTGATATCTTATAATGTAATAAGTTACATCctgtatataatagtatactttattaatatttgttcgCAATAGGATATcagaaatgattttaaaaaggaaaaaaaaagaaaagaaaaaacaagacaaTGCTgcaatattgtaattattaattattctaatggATTGCTTCCAAAGCatacaaagtatatatatgcatatacatataatacattcaatttttgtatatatttccatttaaatGATAAGATGTTAAACATTTGCATCgtaattcgaaatattaagTTATGAAAAAGATCTTAATCAAAAACATTATAGCAGCTATAGAAGTCATATAATGTCATTTTATGTTTACctgtttttcattaattatatgataaagcTTATAAGGCGATTTAATACATATGTCAgttaatttatgatataagtaattatgactgtgaatattttttctcgcttgcacgcacgcacgcacgtgtATGTACAGAAAACTTTCTAAGAAAAAGTGTGAAATTTGAAGActcattctattatatttatttatttagaatgtaaaataaaaactatgcatttttcaaatttaccctaatatattattatatttattttgcattaaatataacacaatgctatcaaaaaattatctattcaaaaaaaaaaaaaaaaaaataaaaaaattgaacctACATAATCCCAATATGATGCATTCGATCTGCAATGATCGAAGCGCTACCTagtagaaaatatcaaaagttTATTACATCGCGACAAAAATCAAccaaaacaaattttaattgtattactGTATATGAACATAATGTGCAtgaagtatgaaaaaaaataataaaaaatgaatgaacattttataaaataagtaatttcaattaaattattaaataaactcTATATTACTTGTAAAATATGcactgtataaaaaaaaacgaaagaaacattaatttttaataagtataaaatttcactttttctattacttttatttactgTCATATCAAACGATATTGTTAAAATCTAGAACCAAATTGtcataactataaaaataaaaatggttaTATCTTccacttatatattatttcgacaGGTGACGTCTCGAAATTTTGAATGCGCACTTAATTGATGTTTCACTAACACTTCActtttattatcactattattatttattatcttgttattacatacgatatattttcGATGAAATCCAATAGTAGACTAACTTGTTATCACTTATCAAAGTTGCCTCGATCCTACATCTTTGTTTACATTATTGACAAAAGATGATTCTGAGTTTAAAATTCGCGCCTAacgaacatttttaaaaattttgcaTTTACGATCtgttaatgattatataatgtttgaataaatctaatattgtttaaataaatacatagaagcaataattataaattattttggtggtttttaattattagtaaattatgttatgtatatatatatattatttaaataaatataaaataataaataaatataaagaatacacataaagaattaattagtTAAACACATAGGCCGAATTACGATGTCAGCCCGTTGGAACCCAATATAATGATAGATTGCGTTAGattcatttatcaaatatcaaaGTCATCTTGAACTTATAGTTTcgttgttatttaaataaatagccAGCGACAATACCGAATTAGAAATAtagattaatgaaatattagatgaaaattattttagattcaaatttttcatttcattgattagatatatatttgtaaaaaattattatatatattattttattttaatattcttatccaaatataaaaaagaaaatatatatatacatagattgatattttatattttcttttattgacaactacaaatcaataattagttttctttctcgGTCGGTAATATTAGATGTCACTGTAAGTTATTAAACAATTGATGTTCTATctcacaatataatatttaatgactTAACCTTCGAATACAGTGACAGGCGTTTTTAAGAACTTGTATATTCTACAAAGTCGtgtgattaaataataattttaaaatggaATGTTTAATTGGAATTCAATTCAAAGATTTTGTGCTTGTAGCCGCTGATATGACAAATTCTCAATCTATTATGGTCATGAAAAGCGGTAAGATACATTTgataaagttataataaatcgttaaaatattttgattcagcatgaatttttaattttaatatattcaattaaattttacctTATCTAGATGaggaaaaaattcataaaatgtCTGATAAGCTTGTAATGGCTGTCTCTGGAGAATCTGGAGATACAACTCAGTTTTCAGAATACATTGGGAAAAATATACAACTttataaaatgagaaatgGTTATGAACTATCACCGCAAGCAGCAACTGCCTTTACTAGAAGAAACTTAGCGGATTATCTCAGGAGTCAAACACCATATactgtta encodes the following:
- the LOC124948750 gene encoding muskelin, with the protein product MASGENSNFEKVLEFRIYKCSSFSASYVPENILVDKPSDQTSRWSSDIDNPRQFLTLKLQCPSIVKTITFGKYEKTHVCNIKKFKIYGGLEPENMMELLESGLNNDSVPETFYLKHVLGNEGNYFPVRYIKILPLQSWGPSFNFSIWHVRLNGINDSKIVGPSIEWVNMYRQKEVIRLCMKHFRRLEQPEVVETLQRVTGVTLEDPRLSMLYDLLVTKGDHLQAEGFISNAVMTGLLNDYINAQTYRAVWTKLSTNDPKPGMRGGHQMVLDPTAEMLYLFGGWDGNQDLSDLWVYNISANKWTLICKDTESVGGPSARSCHKMCLDPERRQLFTLGRYLDTQYRSSENLKSDFYVYDIESNKWTQISEDTGAVGGPQLIFDHQMSMDIEKRIIYVFGGRVLVSSSNSENHAMPANSTEPIFSGLYSYHVPTGTWSRLACDIARQCPPNVPTIRSRAGHSMLFHSGSRKLYIFAGKRGKEYLNDFFTYEVDTNRVEHINYNDFGAKDSNRVPAAGFTQRATIDRDLDEIYVLSGLSKDKDERDDNVQNSFWVYTIKNNKWCCIYRNENFGEKYWSKMQDYEPCPRFAHQLVYDHIKKVHYLFGGNPGRSCLPNLRLDDFWQLKLCRPSHEQILKKCKLIIRKHKFEELALNNSIEALEYLQTKVSEIIDHDDTEQTKEFQLLTSILFREQTRSLDEATGSNSASSTVLGNFLGMNTDQCITVRNVHTLRIELYDKLAEFFPESLTQPRVNLIDLLPL